Part of the Antedon mediterranea chromosome 6, ecAntMedi1.1, whole genome shotgun sequence genome, ttacgatcctcgcagcggtagtcatgtgatgcagtttcaaccaatcacgttcgcgtatttacataggctatgtaatatatattaatatgcaGCAGTTAAGTATTGTTTACAGTGATAGTCTACAATTTCACCTATTCTCTCAAATGGAAATTCTAAATAAAGGTCATCAAGTAAAATATGATGTTGGTATTCGATTGTACCACTTCTAAAATTCTCCCAGAATGTATCATAACCACAATACAATAAATCCATTTTTAGTAAGTTAAAATGTGTATCTCTTACATTTTTAAGGTTTGAACATTCAAGTAGAAAATGGTCTGTAgtttcaattaattgattgttgCATAGCTTGCAAAAACCAGTCTCATTTTCTGACCATGTATTTTTTCTACCTTCTAAATCAAGAGAGTAAGACCTCGCTTTTAACTTTAAACTAATGGAATCAAAATTCACCATATCAAACATGTATGTCTCTGCTTTAGgttcatgtttatatttcaaatattcgGAGAGGGATGACTTTGTTTTTGCACCTTCTAACCATTCCTTGATATTTTCTAGAGAGTTGGCATGTGTATTATGTAAATTTGATTTAggaaataagtttaatttaaatcCGGAAAGTCAATGGTTTAAAAGTTGAAACCATAACCCATAATATCATTTTAGACCAACTTGAacacaattactgtataatcATAATATGCACTCTTTGTAAATTAGTtgttcaaaaaaaaaaaaatgtttaagttATTGTATTGAGGTATAAAAGAACGCTACTATTAATACTAGAAGTTATCTGaatgataaacaataatttCTCTACAGCAATAGACTTAGCTAAAGAACGGGGGatgtagtgagccctctattgtATGACCTATGTTAATGAACGAGTCACTCGTGTCTGTCTTGTATGTGTCTGTACAGGGGtcattcttcagtaagtgtctaaaATCGTGTCCCGATACTTTGGTGGGATAGAGACTgaaaattcatcattaaaaaataaaaattcttgacttaaatcataatcaacattattgtaaatataattaattacataaaacaaagaaaattacattgatattgttaatttttataaaaaatgtttcagGCAACCCCCTAAAATCCTATGTCCCGATCGTACATCTTCAATTTTATGATCGCCGTATATATTTGATAACAGGACTTTTGTTatcgaaaatattgtaaaaagttaGTTAATCATGATTTCATGCGATTATATTCTTCGAAATACATCTCTACATACATTAAATCTCAAactttaaagtttttgtttggaaAAAGCTTGTCCCGCAGTTTTGTGTCATTTCCGtcacataatttaaatgtaccGTCTACAGTTTAATGAATGGCGGGGAAAAAAATTGACTGTGCGTTGTAAACATACgaagatattgaaataaaactagccGCACATCATTTTCAATTAAAGAGGAAAAAAGCGTACCTTTATTGAATGTCATATCCGATCGGTATAGCGACTCATTAAATACTTATAATTTCTGGTTTTTTTCAACTGGAAGTACAAGTTATTCACGGTATCTAGAAGTATGCAATCCGTCTCCGCTGTCAGACATGCCTACGATGTGATCCTAGGCTGTCCAATGCTAAATACATCATCTCCGTCACGGTCAGCTCCGTCACATTTCCCAATGTTTCGTTGTGACGGAGATGACGGCCCGTGACGGATATGACTTTTTGTTATTGCCAGGGCCTttttttgttgtacattttgttttgtatatctttattatgttattgCATTGTATATCTATGTGACTCTGGTcaataaacataatcaaatcaTATCTTAAAGTCATCTCCGTCACATGATTTTTTAAGTTCGTCATATCCGTCACGGTTTCATCTCCGTCACATGGATATTTTATCCTTTTAAATCCTAATATATTAAGTAATGAGCGCAATTATGtggtatattgaaatataaacaatattcttCTACTATGTCAATGGATAGTAATATTAGTTCAACAGAATTTTGTAAAACATCAGTGACAGTCATACTATAttctgaaaattattattttttggaatAGTAAATGGTTTTGAACGTATAACATCATActtataaatgttaaaacaatcatttttttattaatagagacaaaaataatatatatagtatcaaagaattaataatggaaataattttataattcctaaactgttattttttctatctttGTATATTCCATAAATGTGACGGAAATGACAGTAACATAgttgtatttataaatacgaataaagtacgaaatatataataaagattgCGCCAAACATACGCTTGCCATGTAATACATGTTCATTTATCTgaacaaacttttaaaatttaaaaaatgcaaattttaaaatcgattttttataaacctgaaattagacacttactgaagaatgaCCCACGTGTAAGTCAATATAGAGAAACACAACATAATGCattatatgaaatcttttattttgtacttgaaaatcataaaactagtttATATTATATGAATGAATGggctaggctagttcgccgtgcaTCGCTGTtagcaaagatagtgtagtatcTTTGCTGTTTAGTCTGTATATGTAGAGTACAGTATAGAATCGCCGATTACCTCATGCGCAATAGcatgtcggattccctaacactgagcagttgagttccggtgccggaatcctaaccacggcgataATAAATTTCTcaatcacatttttaaaatttaattctaTACAAATGCATTCTTCTAATATTTCTtcgtaatattttatataaaatgaaattcttCAAAACAAATAAATCCATCCATGATGAATTTGAACAGTAAGGCCTACCTAACCTTTTTTTACAACTAGTAGGTATACAGAATGAATAAGTCATGTACTCAGCCTAGCCTGTAAAAAGAGACTAAGCAAACAATTTTAGGGCAGGccctattattaatatcatgGTTACATccctttagtaggcctagccctactCACCTGAAGGCGTTCTCTGCGATGAACATATGAAGAAGCATTGTAGAAATACCAAAATCAGCGTTAACATCATCCTTCTTCtttattaaacaatgttatttaataaaattgttataaggCTGTATGCTTAATTACTACCATTGAAAGTTATTTCCTTGTAGTGGTATACTTCCGCCCTCATAAGTTCAAGAAGTTTAAACATGTATCAATTCATGATTTATCTACTACGTCACAACATAAATGATACCATAAATGGCTTTTATAAATtgggtaaatcgcgcgttacttctaaaatgtttactcgatggtatataaagttggttcgtactttcggtacttatttaaccacctgatgtaaccctgtttactaattaaatttagttagataattagttattgacaattaaagcgaatttaggttcaaacgATTTGCACCCAAATAGAGTGTTTTCCGATCGTAGTATACACTGCCTAATGCATgtcaatcttgaaaaatacccgcgcACAAttatacgaggatgcttcgcatttacctatcttattctacaataattgttttttatagctgaaaaccggttgaacagctcgagtacagcatcataatgttgaagacaggccgattttctttacaaaaaatactattttgatagatttaatatacgtttatacaaatgtattgattttcgataaatggaatattccaatataattatttgcttTAACGCGTACCTCTGTAGGTAAATTCATGGGCCCTTGGGGAATAAACCGAAAACTTTtgtacccatcctcttccccatccctcaaccctaatgttatacaaaacacaaattgagtTAGGAGGTTTATATATTATTCTATTaactcatttattattattaatctatttttttgttaatggtgaaataaatatgttggcATAAATATAATATCAACTTTATTACAATTACATAGTTTCTgtttattgtataaaaaaaacatacgttaggtttatttattattctattaacccatttattattattattattattcaattttttcaaaTGGTGAAATGAATATGTTGGCACAAAGTTTGCTTTGCGGTACCCTACACCGCGTATAAAATATCAACGTTTAGCAAAGCGTCTAAAATTTGAAGAACCCAAATGACAATGCATGCCGGCACTCCTTCATGTTTAAAATTCTAATAATTTTGCTTTTGAAATTTTCAGTCGTTGTTGACATCAGGGAAATTCATCGAGTAAATCCTCAAGAAATCGTGTTTCTGCTTCTTCAAGCAatctaaaaatatgaaaaagtaGAATAGATTGTTATCGTATATCTAAATGTTCTTAATGATTGATAAACGCCTAATATTACGTCAATTAACCCCTCTTTTGAAAAAGATATTCATGTATTTATCCACAATAAGTGTGTGTCTGTAATATTTAATGCGTCTTATGTGTCAAAAACATGACTTGGTAGGACAAGTATACTATGAAGCGAATATGTTCGAATAGTCAGGTACTAAGAGAACATCAGCTTACCTATTGTTTACGATAATCGGTTTAAAAGTGTAATGTACTAAAAGAAGATTTTCTTTCAATAATAAGAGGATAATGAATAAATTTTACTTACTTGGTGTCCTCCAAAAGCTGGAATTCAATGGGAAAGTGGTCGCTAACATCCTTGGTCTGAAATGAGAATTATTTCAAAATgagtaaaatgtatattataaatgaagaatggtctaaaatgtgTTATCAAACGTCTATATATTGTAGGATAATCTCATTTTTTGTATTCCAAAAAGTGGACGCTGGTGATCCAAGTTTTACGGATACGCGCCACCGGATTGAGTGCACATGAtcattaattaaatgttttttcctGATGAATTTCCACCAGATCCCGCTTCCAACGTTAaggtaaattttaatattgtcagtatattatattttgttggtctCACTTGCCATCCAATAAGTATAGTATATTATTACTAAACACTTTAATAGGAAAAACATTTCCTTTCGATCGGTACCAGTTTTAAGGGTTCTTTTTCATTTCTAAATAAGAATCATTAAAGTGTATGCCTAAGAACATTGGTCTTTAGATGGAAAGATAATTCGAGAGAACTTACCAAATCATATTCAAGAGCGTAAATAGCACTAAAATAGAAAATGGTAGCTGAACATGGTTTAATGCTTTTTGCGAGCAGTTCACCAGCTATAACAAATCTGAAAATAAACAGAAAACATTTAGAAAATACATGATAACGCACGATGACGTACAAGGCTTTGAATGTTTGTTTTTtcctttttgtattttgtgaaTCTCTGATAAATTATCACGTATTTTATTCGAATGACCGTACTCGAACCCTATGGTTAACATTGCTTGAACGCAACCCGCCAGCTTCGTAAAAGGTATGTATATTAAGTTTTATTGACTttctaaaatttataaaaagtaTTATCATTACTTTAATGTACCATATGATAGTATGtaagtatttatatattttgtatacattgtatttatttatttctctatttatctattataaaaaaatacattaagatTTACCTATCGTAAGCGCATTGAGAAGGTGAAACATTTGTATCTGCGTCATCGTCAATAAGCCAAGTAAATCTTTTGTTCTTTAATCGATTGTCTTTCCAATCTCTGACATACGTACACCCCGCATTCAAGTCACCTGCTATTATAACAtcctatttaataataatgatattgacaaTAATATTAGTTTGAAATGATACTTCATAATCAATTCCATAATGATAATATCCATTTATATGTTTTcctcagtaggcctatttacaatGTTCtaagaagtaggcctatacaattttATTGTGTACAATATtctaacaaataatttttttcagtgTGGACAATTGAGACCTGTATTTGGTGCagtttatatatagatactttaaatagataataggcctatatgtggaaacaattaaatattaagtcatCTTATAAGTTCATCTTGTATCGTTTTACAAAGCTTTTTATTTAAAGCCCAATAAACACATGTACGTGAACCGACCTCCTGCAAAGgtctgaatttatttatttttcttgattCGACCCATGAATAAAGATCTTACCTTTAGTCCCCACTTATTTGTTATATCGTCATAAACATCTGCCAAACTGTCAATTTCGTCAAATGCTTTAGTTGGTTTTGTGTGAACTCCAACCACAGCAAAGTCTTTTACAACTAAAAAGAACAAACTGAtttaattatgccaagcaagATTGTTTTAAACCatgattattgttttgtttgcaGTGAGTACGATAATAAACTAACTTTACGATAAGAACCAACGCGCGTTTGTGGATATTACGTCATGTCTggtgacgtcatttgattggatttaaaaattgtatttttattagaaatagcataaatgattattctAGTTCTAGATTGAAAagttttcttatttcttttatattagaaaaatgtatttttatataagttatcgtcgatcgttattgtcctaaaaataaattttaaatgtggATTCTTACTTGTCCAAGGACATTTAAAACGAACTATAAACGGTTCGCGCTCAAATGTATCCACCTGAAGTTCTTCGTCACCGTCGTCGTATTCGTATGAATCAGTCACCTCAAAATAATAGGACCTGCAATTGATAAATAGAGAAAATGAAATTGGGTTTCTCATTTGACCATCTAGTGAAAAATCGGCTTTACTGATTATATGAATATTTACACAGTACCGATACAGTGTTGTATAGTAAACAGAAATAGCCTGCTTACTTATAGAAATATGCATATTGTTCTTTGGATGACGTCCTTCCAACTCTGCTGCTTATTATCATGCTGTATTCATCTGAAGAATAACTGCAGGTTGcaaaaagatacattttaacaaatagaatattttttattatatatactgtacattaataatcaattaattCAGTTTGTATACTCTCTTTGTAAGTAATGGTAAACCTGTCTGGCTACTTCAGTTACTTTGCTGCAAGCTACACATAGTAACTAGACATTAACTCGGATAGTATCTGAATCCATGTGATTGAAATGTAAAAAGGCACAGTAGATATTCTACAGTGGTCTTAATAAAGTCAAATGGTTGGAGAAAAACACTAGATTAGTCAAATTTGCTAAtatagtgttttttttaacattttaaataaaaatgacatgATGAAAAAAGTTTCATTCATTTTTGTCcttgatgatttaaaaaaatagttcgCCATTGCTTCCTTAAGGTCCATTTATACTATGAAACGGGGATTGACGGTAACAGAAATGAATATGTATGTTTCTTTCAGAAAacaaagaaattagaaaagttTTCATCATATGTAGAACTGTAGGACTTAtattatgctgtctttgatgaaaataatatatcaaCACGTCCAGTGACGATACAACGATGTTATTGTTCGTGTTGGTCATGACGTGTCGTCATTTGATTTGGATTTCAAaccatattattttatcaaagataacataaatggttataggcctagttctaaaatacattttgttttatgtaagagaatgtatgtttatctagttatcgtcgatcgttatcgtgcTAGTGTGTAGCAGCCTTGTTATACAGAAATGTATGGGAATAAAACAATACCTGTTTAATGATTGAATTAGTTCCACAATGGCTGTACCAGATTTGTCACGGATTTCCTGAATTAGAACTAAGTCATAACGGTTTAGGAtctataacataaaataataatatacattttaaaaatgtattatgaacctaaacatttttcaaaaatactattttataagTGTCCATCGTGATAAGATCAATAATAGGGCCTACAACTCAACATggaaacattttatataaaaacctTAGTTTCGTTGTCAACACATGGAATAACGGTTACTGTAGCATTTCAAGACTTCAAGATCTGAACGATGCTTATGTAAGGGGAAATCAGTATAATCCAGCATACTTTATATAGTATTCAGTGTGTGTATTATACCACATATACACTAGTCTTGATACTATGTACTATAAGCAAGGGCTTATTGTTAGATAATTTGGAATCGGTAGAAAAGTATATACATTGTTGAATCTTATTTGCTTCCGTATATATTTCAACGCGATCTGAAATGGGTGTGCAAGCGTTTTCTTTGTTCTTTATTGGTATACATTATATTAACAGGGAACTACAAGTAACCATCATCATTCACGAAAAATAATGTTGTTAAAAGACAACTATAGCTGGTGAACTTAAACCATAATAAACGGGACTTACCTGTACAAGTTGTTCCACTACGTCTGGTTTGCCAATTTTTGCTTTTCCAAATAGCTTTATATTAAACGCTCCAATCCTTAGTGATTTAGCAAACGTAATTGTCGTATGGAAGGTAAATATTATACCAATCACAAGTAGTATTTTTGTTGACGTTACCATTGTGATAGGCCTAAATTTACTCCACTCGAACAGATACTTTCCACTGTAAGTCCTTCAATCATATACGCGCTACCTTTTTATAGACTAATTCCGGGCCAACCCAATGACAATGCATGAATAGATTGTTTTTACCAATGCGAAAGTAAGTACTGGGAGTACAATCAAAAGaacctttattattcaaatgcTTTCACCCATCTCATTAACTTCCGATTTCTTGAAAGAATTTTTACTCTAAAGAATAGCCTAAAAAAATAcagttattgtttaaatattcatgGCGAAAACAATAATAGTGTGTGGATAGTTTAGTAAAAGTATACTTTCTTTTAATCAATGCTCATGGTTGATAAATGGCttatatacctccatggttgatCTCATTCTAGCCTTCCCTGATTACTGCAACCATACCATACCTCCATGCTGCAACAGGATTAGATTGTCAGTTGAAGCGATACCATGACCAAAGGAGTGCCACGAGCATAAAGGAACCCACTGTTTCAAAGCAATGATTATTTTTTCATCGTTATCGATATtggatgtaaataaatatttaagttccAGAAGAAGGTGTTCCTTTAGAAACAACATGTTTAAGCacgtttttttctttaaaaaaaaaaatgtttaagcaCGTTTACACACTCCCTGgttaaagtaatattttatttggtgAGAACACATTCTTATAGTTATATTATTTCGGACACCTACATTTAGAACGGTCaaataagaagaaaaaacaCAACATCAAtagtataaacatttaaaattatatgtaGGCTACAGTATAAACAACATAAGAGTAAAACAGTAGCGGAAAAATCAGGGAAAAACTAAGTACCATAATAGTGCACTATTAAATCAATGCGCCTTAAGAAAGGCAGGAAGAGGTAACGCCTTCATTAATTGAATGAACTGACGATCACTTATCCACGATGGAAGCACTCTCATACAATAAATGGGAAAATACGTCATGTACAAACCACCGACGAGGTAGCGATGACGTGGTGTTCTTGATGTTACACTATCAACCATACTATCCACGACTGGTGTTGCATCTCCGTAGCAATATTCTCGGTCTTTCCTGTAGAAGTCGGATATTCCATCCTGATGTTCTTTTCCATAATCGTCCTTAACATCTTCTTGAACGTTTTTCCATAACTCTTCAGAAATGCGATCAACATAGTTAAGTCCTATATTAGTTGCCTTTCCGTACTGACCAGGTTCAATGAGACATAcctaataatattttgaatattagttttaatagttttagaattaatcaatttcaatattcatttcaaTAATATAGCATTTATTGTTCGTACGTATTATACTTCCGTACTTGATATATGATTATTTTGCTATCTGCTGCTAAATGTAAAGGATATACCGTATATGCCTACCTTTACGCCCCATGGACTCATCTCGTAGCGTAATGTATCGTTAAAACATTCAATAGCGTACTTGGTCATACAGTAGGCACCGTTTCCTGGAATTGTAGACAATCCTGAGATACTTCCAACGTTAACAACACGACCTACACGACCAATTATAAAGAagaaaatattctttaaaatgtcattattgtaaacagGCTGTTTCCGAGAAAGGTATTATTAAACATCTTGAACAATATAACTTCATCTGTCGTCATCGCATTATTTATCAACCTCATTATCTTTAATTATgagtataggcctacctttGCATCGTCGTATCATTGGTAGAAATGCCTTAGTGACTCTAATCGTTCCGTATACATTAACTTCAGCAATGCGTTTGATCGTCTCtatttgtattatttcaatttCTCCGTACGTCCATATACCGGCATTATTTACGATGGCCCACAAACCTTGGATTAAACATTATCAGCAAACAATTACTCATGAATAACCATAAACACTTtcataatgttataaaaacatttctttagATATGATGCGTTAGCCAAACTCACATTTTttcaaatgaaaagaaaaaagctCACTGGATCACAGTATCTCCTGGTTTGCATACGTTTTGGCGAGAATAGCAGCACTGTAGGAAGGGAACTTAGGGACGAAAAAAACATATTCCATCATTGGCTCTTGAGCCTAATGTTGACCAATAGTCGACATTATGTCTATTCGGTCACATAGGATAACAGCAACAACTCACCAATATCGTTACGAAATGAATAGGTTATGGAATGGATACGTAAGGaatgaatatgttaagaaatgaatatgctaagaaatgaatatgctaagaaatgaatatgttaagaaatgaatatgctaagaaatgaatatgttaagaaatgaatatgttaagaaatgaatatgttaagaaatgaatatgctaagaaatgaatatgctaagaaatgaatatgttaagaaatgaatatgctaagaaatgaatatgttaagaaatgaatatgttaagaaatgaatatgctaagaaatgaatatgctaagaaatgaatatgctaagaaatgaatatgctaagaaatgaatatgaaatgaatatgaaaatgaatgtgttaagaaatGGATATGATaggaaatgaaaatgaatatatgtttacgaaatgattattttatgaaatgtttttatgaaatgaatatatattagtcataataaaagaaaaaaaacttaccAACATCTTGAGGAAGTGACTTCTGTATCGTTTCTTTAGCAGCCAATACAGATTCTTCAGATGTGATATCACATTCAACTATTGTCAGCCGACTCGTTGATGACGTTTTCAGTAATCTAGCGTGTTTATGCTCTATGCAATTGAATGTagatttatttagtaaaatatgATTCATGCATTTCAATGTAGCTATAAGAGCGTATTATATCCACTGTTGACACTGGGGGTGCAGTTGGCACATTGTAAAAGGCAGAAATCACTAAATGATTAACACGACCGATGCATGCTAGTTGTACTTACCCGGGAATAAGCAACCTGCATATACAAGGTAGCCAAGTTGATCTAATCTCAGAGCTAGACTGTGACCAAAGCCTGTATCACAACCCGTTATAAACACTGCCTTGTTGCTAGGACTGAGCCTTCCTCTCGGTAATGCTTTGGATCCTATGTAAATGCCAATACTTATAAATGAAACTGCTACAATATATTCTGTTAAAATAAAGCAACAGCATCCTAAAAGTAAGCAGAACACCATAAGTGAAATATAAGTTAAATTTCCAACAGCCATTTGAATACAGAACTTCAGCCCGGTTCTAAAATAGACTTTATGTACATAAGTAGGTAAGCGGCCGTTGAGTACAAACGTGattgataaatattaataatatcatttatttttgtcaataGGTTGTGCTTACATTTTGATAACATTGTATGTTGTGTTGGCCTCTATCAGTGCACACAGCAACAATGATTGAGATGCGGCTAGAACAAGACACAAAGGtgatttgatatttaaaaattatcgcAATCCGTTGAAGGCAACAATTGATATCGATTATGTCCCTttgtagtttctaaactaattTATTTAGTGGGAATATTCCAGTAAAGCAAATTTACGATGATTGAAgactttttaaacaattttatttcctttttattaCTGATTGAAGCTGTAGCTGACTCAACAAGTTTTAACAAGAAATAGGcctatttcttacaaaaaacgcctcTCGTCTTTTTGCcgtaacaattttaattattgttctctCTTCATAAAATGATGCCtttttattgatattctattcaataattttagaaataatgagttattatcaattatttttgtttaaaacaatcagtagtaaacattttaacataaacataaatatagtCTTAAATGAGTCCTTAACTAAACTACTTGCCTAACGGCGCGGCGCGAAGAACTATAAAGCTTCCGAACGTGTGATGACATTACCGCACTCCTCGAACAATCCCTATGTCGTATGTCTAATGTATCTTTTCTATTCTTTTAAAATTCtcgataattaataaatttcaatcaataatatcaaaatgttatttattgatGTAACGTTTGAGGTAGGCTGGTAGAGGTACCATATAATTCATTATTCCAATGTATTGATGATCACCTAACCACGATGGAATTAACTCCATCGCATATACTTGTAAATACGTCATGATCAAACCGCCGACGAGGTAGCGATGACGTGGTGTTCTTGATGTTATACTATCAACCATACTATTCACGACTGGTGTTGCAGCTCCATAGCAATATTCTCGGCCTTTCTTGTAGATGTTTGTAATTCCGTCTTGATGTTCTTTTCCATAATCTTCCTTAACATCTTCTGGAACGTTTTTCCATATCTCTTCAGATATATTCTCAATA contains:
- the LOC140052302 gene encoding deoxyribonuclease-1-like; its protein translation is MVTSTKILLVIGIIFTFHTTITFAKSLRIGAFNIKLFGKAKIGKPDVVEQLVQILNRYDLVLIQEIRDKSGTAIVELIQSLNSYSSDEYSMIISSRVGRTSSKEQYAYFYKSYYFEVTDSYEYDDGDEELQVDTFEREPFIVRFKCPWTIVKDFAVVGVHTKPTKAFDEIDSLADVYDDITNKWGLKDVIIAGDLNAGCTYVRDWKDNRLKNKRFTWLIDDDADTNVSPSQCAYDRFVIAGELLAKSIKPCSATIFYFSAIYALEYDLTKDVSDHFPIEFQLLEDTKLLEEAETRFLEDLLDEFP
- the LOC140051758 gene encoding D-beta-hydroxybutyrate dehydrogenase, mitochondrial-like, coding for MAVGNLTYISLMVFCLLLGCCCFILTEYIVAVSFISIGIYIGSKALPRGRLSPSNKAVFITGCDTGFGHSLALRLDQLGYLVYAGCLFPEHKHARLLKTSSTSRLTIVECDITSEESVLAAKETIQKSLPQDVGLWAIVNNAGIWTYGEIEIIQIETIKRIAEVNVYGTIRVTKAFLPMIRRCKGRVVNVGSISGLSTIPGNGAYCMTKYAIECFNDTLRYEMSPWGVKVCLIEPGQYGKATNIGLNYVDRISEELWKNVQEDVKDDYGKEHQDGISDFYRKDREYCYGDATPVVDSMVDSVTSRTPRHRYLVGGLYMTYFPIYCMRVLPSWISDRQFIQLMKALPLPAFLKAH